One stretch of Natronolimnobius baerhuensis DNA includes these proteins:
- a CDS encoding magnesium transporter: MVVPQGSLGTWEWKSIVGNMFPLLIVLSIIVLWAGITLEEAEEMLGEFAILAVMVPTMVDMGGNLGAILSSRLSTRFHLGTTKLDPTDRVLWANVIAILALAATIFTALGIGAYALGVLIFDTPIALSTLLFISLVSGMSVAVIAIVFSFAATYGSYRLGIDPDDTTIPIVTNVVDVFGMVIFIGVSAAVLNF, encoded by the coding sequence ATGGTCGTTCCACAGGGCTCGCTCGGGACGTGGGAGTGGAAATCAATCGTCGGCAATATGTTCCCACTGTTGATCGTCCTCTCGATCATCGTCCTCTGGGCCGGCATCACGCTCGAGGAGGCCGAAGAGATGTTAGGGGAGTTCGCGATTCTTGCGGTGATGGTGCCGACGATGGTCGATATGGGCGGGAATCTGGGCGCGATTTTGAGCTCCCGACTCTCGACTCGATTCCACCTGGGGACGACAAAACTCGATCCGACGGATCGGGTGCTGTGGGCAAACGTCATCGCAATCTTGGCGTTAGCAGCGACGATCTTTACCGCACTTGGGATCGGCGCGTACGCACTCGGCGTACTCATCTTCGATACGCCGATTGCCCTCTCTACGCTGCTGTTCATCTCGCTGGTCAGTGGCATGTCCGTCGCCGTGATCGCCATCGTCTTCAGTTTCGCCGCGACCTACGGCTCCTACCGGCTGGGGATCGATCCCGACGACACAACGATTCCAATCGTCACCAACGTTGTCGACGTCTTTGGCATGGTCATCTTCATCGGCGTCTCGGCAGCCGTCCTCAACTTCTAA
- a CDS encoding magnesium transporter, which yields MSVRGDVWSIYREALPVLVIALGGGLFAGLVLESILESVERFPGLLVMVPVFLATRGNVYGALGGRISSGLHQGLIEPTFERDERLINAVLASFINGIGISIVIGVLTWLALLVIGWEVAALYELVGIMLIAGVLTSVILIFGLLTLIFAGYKHGYDPDNLVGPIVTTLGDIFGMLFMLFSIGLVEVLV from the coding sequence ATGAGCGTTCGGGGCGACGTGTGGTCGATCTATCGCGAAGCACTCCCGGTGTTGGTGATCGCACTCGGGGGCGGATTGTTCGCTGGACTCGTCCTCGAGAGCATTCTCGAGAGCGTCGAACGATTTCCCGGGTTACTCGTGATGGTGCCCGTCTTTCTCGCAACGCGGGGTAACGTCTACGGCGCACTCGGCGGTCGGATCTCGAGTGGGCTTCACCAGGGACTGATCGAGCCGACGTTCGAACGGGACGAACGGCTTATCAACGCGGTGCTGGCGTCGTTTATAAACGGAATTGGAATCTCGATTGTCATCGGCGTGCTCACCTGGCTTGCACTGCTCGTCATCGGCTGGGAGGTCGCTGCACTGTACGAACTCGTCGGTATCATGCTGATCGCGGGCGTTCTCACGTCAGTGATCCTCATCTTCGGCCTGCTCACGCTGATCTTCGCCGGCTACAAGCACGGCTACGATCCCGACAATCTCGTCGGCCCCATTGTGACGACGCTGGGTGACATCTTCGGCATGCTGTTCATGCTGTTCTCGATTGGCCTCGTGGAGGTGCTCGTCTAA
- the mgtE gene encoding magnesium transporter: protein MGAASDPDLEFHADRVGEVTDDEYVAVTQDTFVEMAIDEFRRFEPLDDETTVYYLYVTDNADRLVGVMSLRELLNAPEDDVVEEHMITDLVTINADADPELAADEMAEREFPALPVVDDDGYLVGVLRTDDMLDVVEEEATEDILKSAGFSFADVEESRSSAILESSIPRILRLRLPWLIVALAGGLLAGGVIDFHEETLEGVVALAFFVPVIMDMGGNVGTQASTIFVRGLALGQIDDRNAMKYFAREGLIGLLIGLIIGSIGASAAYVWQLNEPFATELAIVVFVGLVAVCVVASVVGYVIPWVMNKLGFDPAAASDPLITTVKDVTALLIYFGLASVLLGELL from the coding sequence ATGGGGGCTGCTAGCGACCCCGACCTCGAGTTTCACGCGGATCGTGTTGGCGAGGTGACTGACGACGAGTACGTTGCGGTCACGCAAGATACGTTCGTCGAGATGGCAATCGACGAGTTCCGTCGGTTCGAACCGCTCGACGATGAAACGACTGTTTACTACCTGTACGTCACCGACAACGCTGATCGCCTCGTCGGCGTCATGTCGCTTCGGGAGTTGCTCAACGCGCCGGAGGACGACGTCGTCGAGGAGCACATGATAACCGATCTCGTCACGATCAACGCGGACGCCGACCCCGAACTGGCGGCCGACGAAATGGCCGAGCGGGAGTTCCCGGCGCTGCCGGTCGTCGACGACGACGGCTACCTCGTCGGTGTGCTTCGAACCGACGACATGCTCGACGTTGTCGAGGAAGAGGCCACCGAAGACATCCTGAAAAGCGCCGGCTTCTCGTTCGCCGACGTCGAAGAATCCCGAAGTTCGGCGATCCTCGAGTCCTCGATTCCGCGGATTCTCAGACTCAGACTCCCGTGGCTGATCGTCGCACTCGCCGGCGGGTTACTCGCCGGTGGGGTCATCGACTTCCACGAGGAAACGCTCGAGGGCGTCGTTGCGCTCGCTTTTTTCGTGCCAGTGATCATGGACATGGGCGGTAACGTCGGAACCCAGGCGTCGACGATTTTCGTCCGCGGACTGGCGCTTGGCCAGATCGACGACCGAAACGCGATGAAGTACTTCGCACGGGAAGGACTCATCGGCTTGCTGATCGGCCTCATCATCGGCTCGATTGGTGCCAGTGCAGCCTACGTCTGGCAGCTGAACGAGCCGTTCGCGACCGAACTCGCAATCGTCGTCTTCGTCGGCCTCGTCGCCGTCTGTGTCGTCGCGTCGGTCGTCGGCTACGTCATCCCGTGGGTGATGAATAAGCTCGGCTTCGACCCTGCCGCGGCGTCTGACCCGCTGATAACGACCGTCAAAGACGTGACGGCGCTGTTGATCTACTTCGGACTCGCATCCGTGTTGCTGGGCGAGTTACTGTAG
- a CDS encoding universal stress protein — MRTHWPFFTLERALEVVDPARTIVSYADDHDCSQMVFGSHGCEGLARFLLGSAAETVVRRSAVPVTMVRPEA, encoded by the coding sequence CTGCGAACGCACTGGCCTTTTTTCACGCTCGAGAGGGCACTCGAGGTGGTTGATCCAGCACGGACGATTGTTTCGTACGCAGACGACCACGACTGTTCACAGATGGTGTTCGGCAGCCACGGCTGCGAAGGACTCGCGCGATTCCTGCTCGGTAGTGCCGCCGAAACTGTCGTCCGGCGCTCAGCCGTTCCAGTCACAATGGTCAGACCCGAGGCGTAA
- a CDS encoding fluoride efflux transporter FluC codes for MSGALESVATLSIGLELESAHLVGFGGAIGAVLRHLVYLQFSSERFPWPTLAVNVIGSFVFALAIFAGAGESTIQLVGIGACGAFTTFSSFSVETVQLWERGDRRLAVVNAGGNLGLSLGGIALAWGLLALVG; via the coding sequence ATGAGTGGTGCCCTCGAGTCGGTCGCAACTCTCTCCATCGGTCTCGAACTCGAGTCGGCTCATCTCGTCGGCTTCGGCGGCGCGATTGGAGCAGTCTTGCGCCATCTGGTGTACCTGCAGTTCTCGAGCGAGCGGTTCCCGTGGCCGACGCTCGCGGTGAACGTGATCGGCAGTTTCGTCTTCGCGCTCGCGATCTTCGCAGGCGCTGGTGAGTCGACGATCCAGTTGGTTGGAATCGGTGCCTGTGGCGCGTTTACGACGTTCTCGTCGTTTTCCGTCGAAACGGTACAACTCTGGGAGCGCGGTGATCGGCGGCTCGCTGTTGTGAACGCGGGCGGGAATTTGGGGCTCTCGCTCGGAGGGATTGCCCTCGCGTGGGGACTGCTCGCGCTTGTCGGCTGA
- a CDS encoding fluoride efflux transporter FluC — MAAPPSHPLVRLETLALIAIGGFVGANLRFLALGALSDIQAVLLVNVLGSFALGLFAYEAEYVDILSRKSRLVFTTGFLSSLTTYSTFAVQTAVDAGPAEPLLLVAIVASNYGLGFAGVLASRALVRWLTTGSQPTGGETA, encoded by the coding sequence ATGGCAGCACCCCCATCCCACCCACTCGTCCGACTCGAGACGCTCGCATTGATCGCTATCGGCGGCTTCGTCGGGGCGAATCTGCGCTTTCTCGCACTCGGCGCGCTCTCGGATATTCAGGCCGTCTTGCTCGTGAACGTGCTCGGAAGCTTCGCGCTCGGCCTCTTTGCGTACGAAGCCGAGTACGTCGACATCCTCTCGCGGAAGTCGCGACTCGTCTTTACGACCGGCTTTCTCTCCTCGCTGACGACCTACAGCACGTTTGCGGTCCAGACCGCAGTCGACGCTGGCCCCGCCGAACCGCTGTTGCTCGTCGCCATTGTCGCCAGCAACTACGGACTTGGCTTCGCTGGCGTCCTCGCAAGTCGGGCACTCGTTCGATGGCTCACCACGGGGTCACAGCCGACAGGCGGTGAGACTGCATGA
- a CDS encoding cation diffusion facilitator family transporter, translating into MADSATGRRGFVRASWANVLGNAVKIIVEGAVGLAFGSMALLADAAHSIADLVASVVVLVWGRSSFDEPDDTHPHGHDRIEPLTALFVGSVIAVLGLNLLYESAHGLAYGIDVTFSPLLLGALAFAIADMYLVYRYTEYINADLGSTALDALATDCLNDIFTSFAAVVGVLGVLFGIPMLDPIAGGLVSILVIYQGISIGRENVDYLIGAAPESEKRHEITETLRRDPAVEGVHDLTVFYDGTVLEVEVHVEVDGDMPFRQAHDIESDLVDQLRDIEDVGDAHVHLDPSGIGEWKDQRDD; encoded by the coding sequence ATGGCCGACTCGGCGACCGGCAGACGCGGGTTTGTTCGCGCCTCGTGGGCGAATGTCCTCGGAAACGCGGTCAAAATCATCGTCGAGGGAGCGGTTGGATTGGCATTCGGCAGCATGGCCCTGCTCGCGGACGCGGCGCACTCGATTGCGGATCTGGTTGCAAGCGTCGTCGTCCTCGTCTGGGGGCGCAGTTCCTTCGACGAACCGGACGACACCCACCCGCACGGGCACGACCGGATCGAACCCCTTACTGCGCTGTTCGTCGGCAGCGTCATCGCTGTTCTCGGGTTGAACCTCCTCTATGAATCCGCTCACGGACTCGCCTACGGGATCGATGTCACGTTCAGCCCGTTGTTACTCGGCGCGCTCGCGTTCGCAATCGCCGATATGTACCTCGTCTATCGCTACACCGAGTACATCAACGCTGACCTCGGGTCGACCGCACTCGATGCGCTGGCAACGGACTGTTTGAACGATATATTCACCTCGTTTGCCGCCGTCGTCGGCGTCCTTGGCGTCCTCTTTGGCATCCCGATGTTAGATCCAATCGCTGGCGGTCTCGTCAGTATCCTCGTCATCTATCAAGGGATTTCGATTGGCCGCGAGAACGTCGACTATCTCATCGGGGCTGCACCCGAGTCGGAGAAACGACACGAAATCACCGAGACGCTCCGTCGCGATCCCGCTGTCGAGGGCGTCCACGATCTCACGGTCTTCTATGATGGCACCGTCCTCGAGGTCGAGGTCCACGTCGAAGTCGACGGCGATATGCCGTTTCGGCAGGCCCACGATATCGAATCCGACCTCGTCGATCAGTTACGGGACATCGAGGACGTCGGTGATGCACACGTCCATCTCGACCCGTCGGGTATCGGCGAGTGGAAAGACCAACGGGACGACTGA
- a CDS encoding ATP-binding protein yields the protein MNRKIRHRLRSQARSPRLVIGFSLLSGLALLGWWYRFLSPADVPALLLTLGTVGMPTLGLAWGGYRLEQSDIDTDRYARPIAWCLGGAVGLLAVTLPTMLIFPWHDPVVALAWTHFAVTAGAVGGFAVGYVEARAVQREVEATAAAVRADQLDEERQVLAYLNDLLRHEVLNSAQIIGGHASLLLEEPPTTRRQARLETINRETESLQAVIDDVRVMLEANARSDQSTVVDLSTLLTETVSAMQTNYNAEINATIPASITVDGNDGLKRIFTNVLENAIEHNDNECPHVDLSVETTPETVTVTIADDGPGIPESERETLFDRKSSNHGLGLYLVRILVHRYGGTVDLVETSPEGSVFAITLPRASTQRCRSSADDEATRTDDYASDSDRKPGASGESASATTSTAPPLEQRTLEQT from the coding sequence ATGAATCGTAAGATACGCCATCGGCTTCGGTCACAGGCCCGTTCACCCCGATTAGTTATCGGCTTTAGCCTGCTCTCGGGGCTGGCACTGCTTGGCTGGTGGTACCGCTTTCTCTCACCTGCTGACGTCCCCGCCCTCCTGTTGACGCTTGGAACCGTCGGCATGCCGACGCTTGGACTGGCCTGGGGTGGCTACCGCCTTGAGCAAAGTGATATCGACACTGATCGCTACGCTCGCCCGATTGCGTGGTGTCTCGGCGGCGCAGTCGGACTGCTTGCTGTGACGCTGCCGACGATGCTCATTTTCCCCTGGCACGACCCAGTTGTCGCCCTCGCATGGACACACTTTGCCGTCACCGCAGGTGCAGTTGGGGGCTTTGCCGTTGGCTACGTCGAAGCCCGCGCCGTCCAGCGCGAAGTCGAAGCGACGGCCGCAGCGGTGCGTGCCGACCAACTCGACGAAGAACGGCAGGTGCTTGCGTACCTAAACGACCTGCTGCGACACGAGGTCTTAAACAGCGCCCAAATCATCGGCGGCCACGCCTCCCTGTTGCTCGAGGAGCCACCGACTACCCGGCGACAGGCCCGCCTCGAGACGATCAATCGCGAAACCGAGTCACTGCAGGCGGTGATCGACGACGTTCGCGTGATGCTCGAGGCGAACGCCAGATCGGACCAGTCAACAGTTGTCGACCTCTCGACGCTGCTCACAGAGACCGTGTCAGCGATGCAAACCAACTACAACGCTGAGATCAACGCCACCATTCCTGCCTCGATCACTGTCGACGGCAACGACGGGCTCAAGCGAATTTTCACAAACGTCCTCGAGAACGCAATCGAACACAACGACAACGAGTGCCCCCACGTCGATCTCAGCGTCGAGACGACACCGGAAACTGTCACTGTCACCATCGCCGACGACGGCCCCGGAATTCCCGAAAGCGAACGCGAGACGCTGTTCGACCGCAAATCGAGCAACCACGGCCTCGGTCTCTATCTCGTCCGCATTCTGGTACACAGATACGGCGGCACAGTCGACCTCGTCGAGACGAGCCCTGAGGGGAGCGTCTTCGCGATTACACTGCCTCGAGCGTCGACACAGCGTTGCCGGAGCAGTGCGGATGACGAGGCGACCCGAACGGACGACTATGCAAGCGATTCTGATAGAAAACCCGGAGCGTCCGGTGAGTCTGCATCAGCGACCACATCGACAGCACCACCCCTCGAACAGCGCACGCTCGAGCAGACGTAG
- a CDS encoding MBL fold metallo-hydrolase, translating to MDTEVGSVRNVTTGDCSDLYYVDTGMYETPGYGAAYILDADQPAIVETGIGTNHEFLLEALADLEIDREEVATIAVTHIHLDHAGGAGFLAEACPNASVYVPAAGASLLADPGRLVAGTKAAVGDQWEFYVEPEPIDEDRIVEIENGDTIDLGDHSLCVHGAPGHAFHQVVLENPENNAVFTGDAAGIWVPDRERIVETSPPSDFDLEGCLADLETIAEIDPDVLLYTHFGPRDVSDDLEDALETYADTLTAWVEAVEDTHAALEDDEAVVSQFAESVDAELVDVWGARKARAEAVMNARGVLDALGE from the coding sequence ATGGACACAGAGGTCGGATCCGTCCGCAACGTCACCACTGGCGACTGTTCGGACCTGTACTACGTCGACACTGGCATGTACGAGACGCCCGGCTACGGCGCGGCATACATTCTCGATGCCGACCAGCCAGCGATTGTCGAGACCGGTATCGGCACGAACCACGAGTTCCTTCTCGAGGCGCTTGCCGACCTCGAGATCGACCGCGAGGAGGTCGCCACAATCGCGGTGACACATATCCACCTGGATCACGCGGGCGGGGCTGGCTTCCTCGCGGAGGCCTGTCCCAACGCGTCGGTGTACGTGCCCGCAGCGGGTGCGAGTCTGCTGGCCGACCCCGGTCGCCTCGTCGCCGGAACGAAAGCCGCTGTCGGCGATCAGTGGGAGTTCTACGTCGAACCCGAGCCAATTGATGAGGACCGGATCGTCGAGATCGAAAACGGCGATACAATCGACCTTGGTGACCACAGCCTGTGCGTCCACGGCGCTCCCGGGCACGCGTTTCATCAGGTCGTCCTCGAGAACCCCGAAAACAACGCGGTCTTTACCGGCGACGCCGCCGGCATCTGGGTGCCCGACCGCGAGCGAATCGTCGAAACCTCCCCGCCCTCGGACTTCGATCTCGAGGGCTGTCTCGCTGACCTCGAGACGATTGCGGAAATCGACCCCGACGTCTTGCTCTACACGCATTTCGGCCCGCGAGACGTGAGCGACGATCTCGAGGACGCTCTCGAGACGTACGCGGACACCCTCACAGCGTGGGTCGAGGCAGTCGAGGACACACACGCAGCACTCGAGGACGACGAGGCCGTTGTCTCCCAGTTCGCCGAGTCAGTTGACGCCGAACTGGTTGACGTGTGGGGAGCGCGGAAGGCTCGCGCCGAAGCAGTAATGAACGCTCGAGGCGTTCTCGACGCGCTCGGGGAGTGA
- a CDS encoding AMP-dependent synthetase/ligase: MNWLDAEREYEDEVIGETTLGRLFEDAAERNANRPAQQYKGGVVDRSLTESVIPAAAPGEFRPLSYAEMRDIVRMLAAGFRDLGIERGDRVGLFANTRMEWAQCDFALLSAGAVVTTVYADSSPSKIEYLLDDPNASAVIVEDQQRLEHVLEIEDNLDLEFIVSMDRLEGEVTEREDVLTLADVYERGEETFDLETYQAWVDAPAMDDLASLIYTSGTTGKPKGVQLTHRNFRANVNQIRKRFGPRPERSDDVPVLDENSLAVSYLPLAHVFERTAGHFVMFSSGACVAYAESPDTLQEDFSLVQPSTSTSVPRVYEKIYDRIREQASESGAKQRIFEWATDVGVKHHQADNPGPILNAKRALADKLVFSTVREALGGEIELLISGGGSLSAELCALYHAMGLPIYEGYGLTETAPVITVNPPEAPKIGTIGPPVVDVDVAIDETAADQSAFEDDPGEVGELLVKGPNVTRGYWNKPGATERAFTDEVPGGGSDAAADSDADEPTEPMGADGATAGQWFRTGDIVHKRPDGYLEFRDRTKQILVLSTGKNVAPALIEDQFAASEIIEQAMVVGDNEKFVGALLVPNTDHIRSWADTNDIDLPDDPQAMCDDDRVREYIREDVDRANEEFEDYEQIKRFELVPQEFTEENEMLTPTMKKKRRVIMDRFADRIDHIYDEDR; encoded by the coding sequence ATGAACTGGTTGGACGCCGAACGCGAGTACGAGGACGAAGTAATCGGCGAGACGACCCTCGGACGCCTGTTCGAGGATGCCGCAGAGCGAAATGCCAACCGTCCGGCCCAGCAGTACAAAGGCGGCGTCGTGGATCGGTCACTGACCGAGTCGGTCATCCCCGCCGCAGCGCCGGGTGAGTTTCGCCCGCTCTCGTACGCCGAGATGCGCGATATCGTCCGCATGCTTGCGGCCGGCTTTCGCGACCTCGGCATCGAACGCGGCGACCGGGTTGGCCTCTTTGCCAACACCCGAATGGAGTGGGCCCAGTGTGACTTCGCACTGCTCAGTGCCGGCGCCGTCGTGACGACCGTCTATGCCGACTCCTCGCCGTCGAAGATCGAATACCTGCTCGACGACCCGAACGCCTCGGCCGTCATCGTCGAAGACCAGCAGCGACTTGAGCACGTCCTCGAGATCGAAGACAATCTTGACCTCGAGTTCATCGTCTCGATGGATCGACTCGAGGGCGAGGTCACGGAGCGCGAGGACGTGTTGACGCTTGCTGACGTCTATGAACGTGGCGAGGAGACGTTCGACCTCGAGACGTACCAGGCGTGGGTCGACGCACCGGCGATGGACGATCTGGCGAGTCTGATCTACACGAGCGGGACGACGGGCAAGCCAAAGGGCGTCCAGCTCACCCACCGTAACTTCCGGGCGAACGTCAACCAGATCCGCAAGCGATTCGGGCCGCGACCGGAGAGAAGCGACGACGTGCCGGTCCTCGACGAGAACTCGCTTGCGGTTTCGTACCTGCCGCTGGCACACGTTTTCGAGCGAACGGCGGGACACTTCGTGATGTTTTCGTCGGGTGCCTGTGTCGCCTACGCCGAGAGCCCGGATACCCTACAGGAGGATTTCAGCCTCGTCCAGCCGTCGACATCGACGAGTGTGCCACGCGTCTACGAGAAGATTTACGACCGGATTCGCGAGCAGGCAAGCGAGTCGGGAGCCAAACAGCGGATCTTCGAGTGGGCAACCGATGTCGGCGTGAAACACCACCAGGCCGACAACCCGGGTCCAATTCTGAACGCCAAGCGCGCGCTCGCGGACAAACTCGTCTTCTCGACCGTTCGGGAGGCGCTTGGCGGCGAGATCGAACTCCTGATCAGCGGCGGCGGCAGCCTCTCGGCCGAACTCTGTGCGCTCTATCACGCGATGGGGCTGCCGATCTACGAGGGTTACGGGCTGACTGAAACCGCTCCTGTGATTACCGTCAACCCACCCGAAGCGCCGAAAATCGGGACAATCGGACCGCCAGTTGTCGACGTCGATGTCGCAATCGACGAAACTGCCGCCGACCAGTCGGCGTTCGAGGACGACCCCGGCGAGGTCGGCGAACTTCTCGTGAAGGGGCCGAACGTCACTCGCGGCTACTGGAACAAACCCGGGGCGACGGAACGGGCGTTCACCGATGAGGTCCCAGGCGGCGGCTCAGACGCCGCTGCCGATTCCGACGCTGACGAGCCAACCGAACCCATGGGTGCTGACGGCGCCACTGCCGGCCAGTGGTTCCGAACCGGTGACATCGTCCACAAACGTCCCGACGGCTACCTCGAGTTCCGTGATCGGACGAAACAGATCCTCGTGCTCTCGACGGGTAAGAACGTCGCGCCCGCGCTAATCGAGGATCAGTTCGCGGCGAGCGAGATTATCGAGCAGGCGATGGTCGTCGGCGACAACGAGAAGTTCGTCGGTGCGTTGCTCGTGCCGAACACGGATCACATTCGCTCGTGGGCCGACACAAACGACATCGACCTGCCTGACGATCCACAGGCGATGTGTGATGACGACCGCGTCCGCGAGTACATCCGCGAGGACGTCGACCGCGCGAACGAGGAGTTCGAAGACTACGAGCAAATCAAACGCTTCGAACTCGTTCCCCAGGAGTTCACCGAGGAGAACGAGATGCTCACACCGACGATGAAGAAAAAGCGCCGCGTCATCATGGACCGCTTTGCGGACCGGATCGACCACATCTACGACGAGGACCGCTAA
- a CDS encoding DUF2391 family protein, whose amino-acid sequence MTKSGDSSEERATIDDLYEQLETLEETVDDADEQREVRRTKRLAARLSSNGTVSRVITEFTGKDKAEAFVGSVVIGMPLLVEDGVLEIGEFLAATPAYFGVNIALAVALVVGILYVADFRDVRVTDPYFGVVPRRPVWVLAIAFVTAAGMMTLWGRVTWADPWVDLCQVSVIFTAMAIGGSLGDILPGEH is encoded by the coding sequence ATGACGAAATCGGGCGACTCGTCCGAGGAGCGAGCAACAATCGATGATCTGTACGAGCAACTCGAGACCTTAGAAGAGACGGTCGACGACGCAGACGAGCAGCGAGAGGTTCGTCGAACAAAGCGCCTCGCCGCCCGCCTCTCGAGTAACGGCACTGTCAGCCGAGTGATCACCGAGTTTACGGGCAAAGATAAAGCGGAGGCGTTCGTCGGCAGCGTCGTCATCGGGATGCCGCTACTCGTCGAAGATGGCGTTCTCGAGATCGGCGAGTTTCTCGCGGCGACGCCAGCGTACTTCGGTGTGAACATCGCGCTCGCGGTCGCGCTGGTCGTCGGCATCCTCTACGTCGCGGACTTTCGCGATGTGCGGGTGACCGACCCTTACTTCGGCGTGGTTCCGCGCCGCCCCGTCTGGGTGCTCGCCATCGCCTTCGTGACCGCCGCAGGGATGATGACGCTATGGGGGCGCGTCACGTGGGCCGATCCCTGGGTTGATCTCTGTCAGGTGTCGGTGATCTTCACCGCGATGGCAATCGGTGGCTCGCTTGGGGATATTCTGCCCGGCGAACACTGA
- a CDS encoding aldehyde ferredoxin oxidoreductase family protein, which yields MKHVRGPLCTIDVGDRTTETDAIDDILESSLGGRALGTRLAHDRIPFDVDPLGPENRLYFATGPLQHSRMSFTGRMSATGVSPQTDGLLSSNAGGFLSRNFTGTGYSAVEITGASDELVIVHVTDTGVEFEPVPDLEEATVSETCDYIDDEHDLGAEHTVVVGPAGENRVRYASMMTSRERAFGRGGLGAVLGSKNVKAITFDGDSTHDVEIPSLQMEVHGEAAQSDHIMRDQGTTSVAEYANQVEALPTHYFSELSFEGIDGVSGDRVEEKKYQKGTCSACAFACKLPTRDEDSGLETEGPEYETLMAFGPNSGVDDIVDVMHSNKLCDELGLDTISAGDSVAAYLASEDEFGNADLIHELVEKIAYREGIGDQLAEGVARFHDDLGVENWSVKGMEFSAHDGRTLNGQGLAFATSNRGADHMYAEFYPYEYPLVDADDAFQKEGLEGKPPKLVELENINVIKDSAVLCKFSRDFVTPDRLETLLDADYEDLLALGGEIVSLERHFNNQRGFDRSDDTLPYEDQIPGFEDGLDAYYDERGWNSDGTVPEVALEQGEDGSGTATAE from the coding sequence ATGAAACACGTCCGCGGACCGCTGTGTACGATTGACGTCGGTGATCGAACGACGGAGACGGACGCTATCGACGACATCCTCGAGTCCTCACTCGGTGGCCGCGCACTGGGTACGCGTCTCGCACACGACCGAATTCCGTTCGACGTCGACCCGCTCGGTCCCGAGAACCGACTCTACTTCGCGACGGGGCCGCTCCAGCATTCAAGAATGAGTTTTACCGGGCGGATGTCCGCAACTGGCGTCTCGCCGCAGACGGATGGCCTGCTCTCTTCGAACGCGGGTGGCTTCCTCTCGAGGAATTTCACCGGAACCGGCTACAGTGCTGTCGAGATCACCGGCGCGAGCGACGAGTTGGTGATCGTCCACGTCACCGACACCGGCGTCGAGTTCGAACCTGTCCCGGACCTCGAGGAAGCCACCGTCTCAGAGACCTGTGACTACATCGACGACGAACACGACCTCGGGGCAGAGCACACGGTCGTCGTCGGCCCCGCAGGCGAAAACCGGGTTCGCTACGCCTCGATGATGACCTCGCGCGAACGGGCGTTTGGCCGGGGTGGCCTCGGCGCGGTTCTGGGGTCGAAGAACGTCAAGGCGATCACGTTCGACGGGGACTCGACCCACGACGTCGAGATTCCGTCGCTACAGATGGAGGTCCACGGCGAGGCTGCCCAGTCCGACCACATTATGCGGGACCAGGGGACGACCTCGGTCGCCGAGTACGCGAATCAGGTCGAGGCGCTGCCCACACACTACTTCTCGGAACTCTCCTTCGAGGGGATCGACGGCGTCAGCGGCGACCGCGTCGAGGAGAAAAAGTATCAGAAAGGGACCTGCTCGGCCTGTGCCTTTGCGTGCAAACTGCCAACTCGAGACGAGGACTCCGGCCTCGAGACCGAAGGCCCTGAGTACGAGACGCTGATGGCCTTTGGCCCGAACTCGGGCGTCGACGACATCGTCGACGTGATGCACTCGAACAAACTCTGTGACGAACTCGGTCTCGATACCATTTCGGCAGGCGACTCCGTTGCGGCGTATCTCGCGAGTGAAGACGAGTTCGGCAACGCCGATCTGATTCATGAACTGGTCGAGAAAATCGCCTACCGCGAGGGGATCGGTGACCAGCTCGCGGAGGGCGTCGCCCGCTTCCACGACGACCTTGGCGTCGAAAACTGGTCAGTCAAGGGCATGGAGTTTTCCGCCCACGACGGCCGCACGCTCAACGGTCAGGGACTCGCCTTCGCCACGTCCAATCGCGGCGCAGACCACATGTACGCCGAGTTCTACCCCTACGAGTACCCACTCGTCGACGCCGACGACGCCTTCCAGAAGGAGGGTCTCGAGGGCAAACCACCCAAACTCGTCGAACTCGAGAACATCAATGTGATCAAAGACAGCGCCGTGTTGTGTAAGTTCTCGCGGGATTTCGTCACCCCTGATCGCCTCGAGACACTGCTCGATGCCGACTACGAGGACCTGCTCGCACTCGGCGGCGAAATCGTCTCGCTCGAGCGTCACTTCAACAATCAGCGCGGCTTCGACCGGAGCGACGATACGCTCCCCTACGAGGACCAGATTCCAGGCTTCGAGGATGGCCTCGATGCGTACTACGACGAACGCGGCTGGAACAGCGATGGCACCGTTCCCGAAGTCGCACTCGAGCAGGGCGAGGACGGTTCTGGGACGGCAACAGCCGAGTAA